Proteins from one Sulfuriferula thiophila genomic window:
- a CDS encoding phosphate/phosphite/phosphonate ABC transporter substrate-binding protein — MFRSILFLFICLVSPSWSCAAESLQFGVLNQRSILLTAQLWNPILEYVSAKSGVALTLKMGKTAQDTMAMAERGEFDLVYTNQFFTPEREKLGYHPVVRFNIPGIRGQIVVRADSPYQQLADLQGLRVAFPSPEGFAGYKLPMAALVKAGVKVQPVFTGNQEAAMARLQLGHVAAAGVNSRLMSSYAQRELFNYRVLYTSGSYMNFPVMVNARVPESTIQKVQQAFLGMADDSMGRKILQMTSTLLKSEQTLSFVVANDKDYDSYRQLYRETRLKE, encoded by the coding sequence ATGTTTCGTAGTATTCTGTTCCTGTTCATTTGTTTAGTTTCTCCTTCATGGTCTTGTGCCGCTGAATCATTGCAATTTGGTGTGCTCAATCAGCGTTCCATATTGCTTACCGCCCAACTGTGGAATCCCATACTGGAATATGTCAGTGCTAAAAGTGGCGTGGCATTGACTCTTAAAATGGGCAAGACCGCGCAAGACACCATGGCCATGGCGGAGCGTGGCGAATTCGATTTAGTTTATACTAATCAGTTCTTTACGCCTGAGCGCGAAAAGCTGGGTTATCACCCTGTCGTCCGTTTCAATATACCGGGTATACGTGGACAAATTGTGGTCCGGGCTGATTCTCCTTATCAACAGCTTGCCGATTTGCAAGGTCTGCGCGTTGCTTTCCCGTCACCGGAAGGGTTTGCTGGATATAAGCTGCCTATGGCGGCTTTGGTGAAAGCCGGTGTCAAGGTTCAGCCGGTATTTACCGGTAATCAGGAGGCGGCCATGGCGCGCCTGCAACTTGGCCATGTGGCGGCAGCCGGGGTGAATAGTCGTTTGATGTCAAGTTATGCGCAACGGGAGTTATTTAACTACAGGGTTTTATATACTTCTGGCTCCTACATGAATTTTCCGGTCATGGTTAATGCACGTGTGCCTGAGAGTACGATACAGAAAGTGCAGCAGGCTTTTCTGGGAATGGCAGATGACAGCATGGGGCGGAAAATATTACAAATGACATCTACTCTGCTAAAGAGTGAGCAGACATTAAGTTTCGTTGTCGCAAATGATAAGGACTATGATAGTTATCGTCAGCTTTATCGCGAAACGCGATTGAAAGAGTAG